Proteins encoded by one window of Lycium barbarum isolate Lr01 chromosome 11, ASM1917538v2, whole genome shotgun sequence:
- the LOC132618369 gene encoding uncharacterized protein LOC132618369, whose amino-acid sequence MADFGAPSFSLGLEFDIDSEPQSTVLPKPPINLQTINEFDDDFESPKTGNDPPVSDPPRSLKRLRRGSVSKPEPPAQKLKLGKEAWCNVDDDIEEFSSQEDEPKDHPKCHSSVCSSSKIPLQGHRVLSSQSANRCTGRKNDVSNVSSISQSMGTSTSNLVFPELTISPLRRFQLIDSDSDEPSQSEVMEKESDHVDSTLSGIQRNNGADLSCQRNAGPSAGTLKTKDLWEDFCSDKTFTIATPALDEVCEEYFKSVKDGKRTQTSNSGLTESSMRPQGPLLPAHCYFFHKDPRIQKLVRDRLPNFFPLGAENILGQKQDDASVIDYMGQFCHEGGSKKTSQKSAVVTKSRKGRKNVKQANSVEESQGSERWVNPKSSAGIPKDAGRRRVQAVGKSAGHWYTTGDGKKVYVAKNGQEFSGQSAYRCYRKESGAGFKKSTKKATGKRKATSKKK is encoded by the exons ATGGCAGATTTCGGAGCTCCATCTTTCTCTCTAGGGCTCGAATTCGACATTGATTCGGAGCCCCAATCCACTGTACTTCCAAAACCCCCAATAAACTTACAAACAATCAATGAATTTGATGATGATTTTGAATCACCAAAAACGGGTAATGACCCGCCAGTTTCGGATCCACCTAGATCTCTCAAACGACTTCGTCGGGGCTCTGTTTCAAAACCCGAACCGCCGGCCCAAAAGTTGAAGCTAGGAAAGGAAGCATGGTGTAATGTGGATGATGATATTGAAGAGTTTTCTTCTCAAGAAGATGAACCTAAGG ATCATCCAAAATGTCACAGTTCCGTGTGCAGCAGTTCAAAAATCCCGTTACAGGGGCATAGGGTATTATCCTCACAATCTGCAAACAGATGTACAGGAAGGAAGAATGACGTTTCAAATGTTTCTTCCATTTCCCAGAGTATGGGAACTAGCACTAGCAATTTGGTCTTCCCGGAGCTAACTATTAGTCCATTGAGAAGGTTTCAGTTGATTGACTCTGATTCTGACGAACCTTCCCAAAGTGAAGTCATGGAAAAAGAATCAGATCATGTCGATTCAACTTTGAGCGGTATTCAACGGAATAATGGTGCAGATTTAAGTTGCCAGAGAAATGCAGGACCTTCTGCTGGAACTTTGAAGACTAAAGATCTGTGGGAAGACTTCTGTTCAGATAAGACTTTTACTATTGCTACACCTGCTCTTGATGAGGTTTGTGAAGAATATTTCAAATCCGTAAAAGATGGTAAAAGAACTCAGACTAGCAACAGTGGTTTAACTGAAAGTAGCATGCGACCTCAGGGCCCTCTTCTCCCTGCTCACTGTTACTTTTTCCATAAAGATCCAAGAATCCAAAAGCTAGTTCGTGATCGTTTGCCTAACTTTTTTCCCTTGGGTGCTGAGAACATTCTTGGACAAAAGCAAGATGATGCATCAGTTATAGATTACAT GGGCCAATTTTGTCATGAAGGAGGCTCTAAAAAGACTTCTCAGAAATCTGCTGTTGTGACAAAATCTAGAAAGGGCAGAAAGAATGTGAAACAAGCAAATTCTGTGGAAGAATCACAGGGATCCGAGAGATGGGTGAACCCTAAGAGCTCTGCTGGTATTCCAAAAGATGCTGGCAGGAGAAGGGTGCAGGCAGTTGGCAAATCAGCGGGTCATTGGTACACAACTGGAGATGGAAAGAAA GTTTACGTTGCCAAAAATGGGCAGGAGTTTTCTGGTCAAAGCGCATATAGATGTTATAGAAAG GAGAGTGGAGCTGGATTTAAAAAGTCAACAAAGAAGGCTACTGGCAAAAGGAAAGCAACTTCAAAGAAGAAATAG